The DNA sequence tgatttgattctcaatcgtttttagtattttttgaaattttaaatttaaatcagtcTGATATAATCTAATAAGAttaaatcttatttaaatttatttatcttattttatattttaagaaatttaaattaagttatcttatcttatcttttaagcCCTTAGGGGTCTATTTAAATAATCTTTGTTACTCATACTAATTAACTTTTGATGATACCAATTTCTAATTGCTTTTTGCACGTTTTTTGTGTGTGATCAAGTGAGGTGAAcgatttgctttgtttgttgcatgaaaAAATTTAAAGGATCTAACACAAGGTAATTCTTAGTGttagttctttcaatttttacCCATTTAATTTAGGTTGTCAATGACATGTTCTTTGAAGGTCGAATACTACTTTCTATCCATCTTATTTTCTCATTAAATTCTCCATCTTTTTCAGTTTTCGTTGTTGTCTTCTTAATTATCTCCTTTTGATTTTGCCGCTATTTTCtatcttttcatttttcatggttattttcttattaatttataaataaagtttTAAAAGTTCATAATGATGGCATCTAAGCAAATAATCTCCAAACTCAATATATAAGTGCCATGTTATAAAAGAATTCtttatttatatttctataaagataaagataaagatatgatacaAAAAGAATGTTAGAAGAccatcataatttattattttttattattagttatatataattaaaatatgttggatgttcaatttattaagtatacgaatgattatttttatttttgcgtGGATGGTTATTTTCACTATGGGTAAGCGACGACAGTGATGACGTGTGGCAAGCAAGGTAGCAACGGTAGAGtaagatgattattgatgaaggtggaGTGACAGTCGGTTGGGAGAAAAGAGGATATTAGAGTGAAATGCTTTGATAAATTAGAGTTTGAGATGatcattttttttgaataattgagtgagtttttttatttaggtaatttgtgaaatttttttattttttatatgtatttaggCCAAATTCAAAGTCTATTGTACATGTTGTCAATATTCTCATTGTCTTTTCCACTAGGGAGCCAATGTAGTATTTGTACAATGGGCTATTTATTTGgcccaatatgagttaaaaaaattgaacatccagtgtaaaatactactaatttctcaaacacaatacactcatactatccagaataaccatccggataccaaggataataaacatctgatatcctactgaatcgaacatcTCTATACCCtcattgtatacattgtataaATACTCCATTGGCTCTTTATACTTTCTCTTATTTATAATAtgtgtaatatatataatattctactGAATTGAACATCCCTATACccttattgtacacattgtataaatactcTATTGACTATCTATACTTTCTCTTGTTTATAATATGTGCAATACACatgatattttctttttgaaattttattttttaaagatttccGGTTTTCAATTTGAAAAGGATTAAAAAAAGTAGAGTAAACTACTATTTGTATCTACGAAAGTTGAATACGCTGACATATGTATccatagaaaaaagaaattaccatttgtacccataaaaaaattatttttataggcaaaattatccaaaccctaaaaaattatctaaaatcccTAAATTACCCTTCTCTCCACACTATCATCTCTTTCTTCCCTCCTCTCTCTCAATGTTCTCGGCCACCCAATCCCAGCATCAACCACAAACCACCTCTCACCCTCCTCCTCATCGTTCACCCTTCTCCGCTAGCAACGTCGCGGACCTCCGCCAGCCCAGGAGCACCGCGCCAGCTTCTCTTCGCCACCGCGCCAGCTTTTCGGCCTTGAAATTCAGCTGAGACACTTCGAATCCGGGAAGCCACCGCATCAGATTTAGTAGCTCCCTCTCCTTCACGTCCTCCGGAAGCCCTGTGATGAATTCGTTCGAACCTAACCCAACACACAAATCACTTTCCCATTTTTCAAGCAAGAAAGTTGTAAGAAGGTGAAAAGGAGAGCTACCTCTTCGGCGGGGTGGGGAGGAGCAGGGGGAGCAGGTGCGGCAGCAGGAGATGGCGGAGGGGGAAGAGCGGCAGCAGCAGGGGGCCATTGCTGGTGATAGGGGTGGATGCCAGTGCCAACCATGGCTACGATGAGAttcagagagagagaaaggagagagagaaaccctATTCTGTAACGTATGAAAGGGATTTTAACAAGGAACCTGTTTATGTCACTAGAGCAACGAGATAGTGATCTTGAATTTGAGAAATTGACAATTTTTTGTGAATGTtctaagaaattaggattttattttgaatctaTATATGTTCTATTCTTCAATTTGAtctaagtttttatttttgtgattttgaagAGGATAATGGCTGGGATATGTTGATGTTGGCTTCATGGTGGACTTGCACCATGAAGGTGCTCTTCTTCTCCGGAGAAGCGGCAACAAGTGTTGCTGTGACTGTGAGGATGAAAGAGAAGAGGGTGTGGCAAGGAGCCATTGGAACAGTAGTGGGGACTCACTGGAAAGTCATGGTGAGAGTGTGTTAGAAAGGGAAAGAGGGGTGGTGGGTGGGTGAAGAGGGTAGTGGTGAGATTTGagattagagagagaaagaggggtgGTGGTTGGGTGAAGAAGGTTAGGGTTTGAAAGGTGATtgggtgaaggaggtggtgtggtggtgaagataagggtaatttaggaattttatataattttttagagtttggataattttgcctgtaaaaataattttttatggatacaaatagtaatttcttttttctatggATATTTATGTCAACGTTTTCAACTTTCCTgatacaaatggtagtttactcaaaaaagtaaaaaacacaTAGAGTCCGTTTGGAAACGcacaaaagttattttttttgacttttgaattatgaaaagttACGATAAGTgtgtttggcactatttttaagaAGAGCTTTTAACTTCCCGAAAAGTTAATTTATAGCTTTTGGAAGAAGTAGAAATAGATGACTTTCTCCTTTTTGATAAGTCATTTTATCACttccatgaaaaaaaaaattgatttcaaaacaaaaaaaatttactttcgtTCTTGATTTTGTGGAAAAATGTTTCCTGTTTCTGCTGGAAATACTGGCCCTCCACCACCATTTTTACGCAAGGTTCTATCTTCTAGAAGCACTGGCCTTCCACCATCATCCTCACACGCAATGTTCCATCTACTGCAAGTGTTGGCCTTCCACCACCATTTTCACGTAATGATTCATCTGCTGGAAGTATTGACCATTCACCACCATCTTCTGTTCCATCTGAACCAGCATATATTCCTTCcaggtatttttttttatcattttatcattctatttttattattaaatttgtattgaatattttgtatgctatgaaatctcagttttaattttatttttttatatgtgattttaattttatttttttatatgtgattttatttttatacaacttgctattatttttataattagttttataattttctttttttttatgttcttcccCAACAAATTCATGAAAGTGGCAAGTCCGGAAGAAAATTTAAAGCTGATTGGAATGAACGAAATACTGTTATATTCAtgaaaatatgtaaagaagagaTGGTGGCTCACCTGGAATACATTTTAACAAAGTTGGTtggacaaatttaaaaataaaattcttgaaaGAGACTAGTTTAAATTATGAgtctaaataatttaaaaaaatttaatatacattctcttaagttaaaaaaattgtattttttgagttatttatccaaacgctacaattttaaaataagtacttctatagttaaaaatctaaacacaaaataacttatttataagttactattaataaaagtccttatacttttaagtttctttttcaaaagaatttatttaagttatttactcAACTGGCCATAATCCCTTTCTCACGCTCTCTCGCAAACGGGAACCCTAGCAGCCACTCTCTCTCCGAGCTCCAGCAGCCAGCCTATCGCCGCCGTCACCAACGAACTCTTATCCTCAGTCAGCCCAGCGCCGCCTTCACCGACTTCACCGATTTCACCGACGAACTCTTCTCCTTAGCCAGCGTCCAGCCCCTCCGTCACCGATTCTCTTCTCCTGGGTCCCTTTTCCTCGCGTCGCCAGGTCTGCTCGGAGCTGCTGTTGGCGTCGCTGCCTCTGTCATCATCGTCGTCGGCCTCCCTGAACTCGCATCTTTGacgccagagagagagagagagagggtgtatTCGATCTCCCCTCTCTCTGTTCGAGCTCGCTTTCGTTCCTCCCTGGCCGTCACTTCTCTTCCTCCCTCGCGGCCGTAAGCAAAGCTGCTTCAATTTATGATttcttattttgttaattttactgatCCTGAGTTGCTGATTTTTCCCTTTTTGttcatttttgcttattttgttaaattttgatgGATGAtggttgatggtgtttttgttaaattttatgaaataattGTTATTCTGAGTTgctcattttatgaaaaaaatttgtgttttgaGTTGGGATTGTTGCTGATGCGATTCTGAATTTAGTTTGGATGCTGAGTTTGGATTCTttgcttagtttttttttttggattctcTGGCTTTGTATGGCTTTGGATGCTGAGAAATCTTTGGATTCTCAGCTTTTGTTGAATACTTGATTAGTATTGAGAATACAAATGTAATAGAATAAGATTTGCTTCAAAAAAGAGTGAAAGAAGAGCAGTTAGACTCTTGATTACTTAGTTATTTTGTTTCAGGTCAATAGCTTCTATATATATAGTGCAGACCTTGTATTTGGAAGTgtgattcaatttttatttcaaaataatatGATCAGTGTATATTGATTCTCAATAATTTCTCAATTCTAAGTCTTTGATttcatttatttgtttcttatatcACAAGAATTTCCCTCTTTTTTTCTTGTGCTCGTCACCATTCTGTTCAGTGTTTATCTAGATTGTTAAGCAATTGAGCTTATTAGAGATTAGAAGTTAATTAAAAatcttttattgttaattttgaatGATAAAATATGAACAAGTTACTATGTGAAATGGTAAAActttgaattttattagtttagaaaatattaaatttgaatatttgagattgtatattaaatttttaatgatttcaTTGTATATTCAATGACAGGTTTGGTTCTCGCAAGTCGCAACCTTGTGCTTTACTGTACCATTTTCGCAAAACAAATAATGAAATAATCaatctaataaatacagaatatatCATTAATTagagtataatttaattaatattcaaatattttagaatattctAACATTTATGATTCATTCTTTTCTGCAGAGGCCACAACCtagaaagagaaaatatatatatacttcacCTCAGCTTCTTGAAAGACGGAAACCCTAATTGTCTTATGACTACGAGAATGAAACACCTTGAATGCGAAGATAATCTTCCAAGAGATTTGATTAGAGAAATCTTGCTGAGGCTTCCAGTGAGGCTTCTCCTGCAACTGAAGATCGTATGCCGGTCATGGAACTCCCTAATCTCCAGCCCTGAATTCGCCAACCACCAACTTCAACGCTCAATGCTAACTCAGCCGCCGCCATTGCTGTGTTGGAAGGTACCGAAACGGGCGGGCGACGTCATGCATTGCTCTTCACAATCTCTTATTCTTGATCGCCAGCATCAGCCAACTACATTCGGTTCACATCCGGCTGATGGAAAAGTCATCTGGGGATCTTGTAACGGATTGCTCTGCTTGCTCCAAGGTTATCCCTTTGACACTCTTACTCTTTTGAATCCCAGTACCCGTTCGGTATCCCCATCCGTTCCATTCGAGTGCTCCCACAAGTGCGGGAAGCTTGTTTTTTTTGGCTTTGGCTATGATATTCTACATGACCAGTACAAGTTTGTTATGGGTTGTCGTGGCTCATCTCTTATAACTGATTCCAAGGTGAGATCTGGGGCTATAGTTTTCACTTTTGGTGCAAATCCTTTTTGGAAAACTGTTGATCATCCGGTGTTTCCGTATGATATTCATGGCACAAGTAATGGAATATTTGTGAGCGGCACTCTCAATTGGATTGTGTATGATCCTACTATTAGTAcatcttatgaatttgagtgGTTCCTTCTTACCTTCGACTTGGAAACGGAGTTGTTTGGTCGATTGCGTCTGCCTGTTACTAGATCGCGCTATGACTTATCCGAAATGCCTCCCTTGCAACTCCACAATAACTGTCTTTCTGTTTGTTATCCCACTCCGCATAAGCCAATTATTTGCACTCTCTGGATAATGAAGGAGCATGGAGTTGAATCGTCTTGGACTAAATTGCTGGCAATCCCATTCGATGTTGGAATCTCGCCATATGTTTCGGTAGCATCCCTCTATATCTCACAAGATCATAATCTTTTGGCACTAAATCAATCTGATGGCAATTTTTTTGTGTATAATTTACGTCAAAACCAATTAGTTTCTCGTGTGCCTTACGAACATTTTGGGGCATGTATATTCCTTTGCCAGGAGAGCTTGGTCTCACCATCACATTATTG is a window from the Arachis hypogaea cultivar Tifrunner chromosome 1, arahy.Tifrunner.gnm2.J5K5, whole genome shotgun sequence genome containing:
- the LOC112802760 gene encoding F-box/kelch-repeat protein At3g23880, with protein sequence MTTRMKHLECEDNLPRDLIREILLRLPVRLLLQLKIVCRSWNSLISSPEFANHQLQRSMLTQPPPLLCWKVPKRAGDVMHCSSQSLILDRQHQPTTFGSHPADGKVIWGSCNGLLCLLQGYPFDTLTLLNPSTRSVSPSVPFECSHKCGKLVFFGFGYDILHDQYKFVMGCRGSSLITDSKVRSGAIVFTFGANPFWKTVDHPVFPYDIHGTSNGIFVSGTLNWIVYDPTISTSYEFEWFLLTFDLETELFGRLRLPVTRSRYDLSEMPPLQLHNNCLSVCYPTPHKPIICTLWIMKEHGVESSWTKLLAIPFDVGISPYVSVASLYISQDHNLLALNQSDGNFFVYNLRQNQLVSRVPYEHFGACIFLCQESLVSPSHYCGLKTIQV